From Mycolicibacterium nivoides, a single genomic window includes:
- a CDS encoding crotonase/enoyl-CoA hydratase family protein gives MSDTYESVSVEIKDHVAQVTLLGPGKGNAMGPAFWAEMPDVFGALDADPDVRAIVLTGSGKNFSYGLDLPAMGATLPGLDAGAKARADFHTTLRKMQGAITAVADCRTPTIASIHGWCIGGGVDLISAVDIRYASTDAKFSVRETKLAIVADVGSLARLPLIVSDGHLRELVLTGKDVDAAHAARINLVNEVHPDADASLAAAHATAAEIAANPPLTVAGVKDVLDQQRTARVAESLRYVAAWNSAFLPSKDLAEAVTAMFQKRPPQFTGE, from the coding sequence ATGTCTGACACGTACGAGTCCGTTTCCGTCGAGATCAAGGACCACGTCGCCCAGGTGACGCTGCTTGGTCCCGGCAAGGGCAACGCGATGGGTCCGGCGTTCTGGGCCGAGATGCCTGACGTGTTCGGCGCCCTCGACGCGGACCCGGACGTTCGCGCGATCGTACTGACCGGCTCGGGCAAGAACTTCAGCTACGGCCTCGACCTACCCGCGATGGGTGCGACGCTGCCCGGCCTGGACGCCGGCGCGAAGGCCCGGGCCGACTTCCACACCACGCTGCGGAAGATGCAGGGCGCCATCACGGCCGTCGCGGACTGCCGCACCCCGACCATCGCCTCGATCCACGGCTGGTGCATCGGCGGCGGTGTCGATCTGATCAGCGCAGTGGACATCCGCTACGCCAGCACCGACGCCAAGTTCTCGGTGCGCGAGACCAAGCTGGCCATTGTCGCCGACGTGGGCAGCCTGGCCCGGCTCCCGCTGATCGTGTCCGACGGGCATCTGCGTGAGCTCGTCCTGACGGGCAAGGACGTCGACGCCGCGCATGCCGCGCGCATCAACCTCGTCAACGAAGTCCACCCCGACGCCGATGCCTCGCTGGCGGCCGCACACGCCACGGCCGCTGAGATCGCCGCCAACCCGCCGCTGACCGTCGCCGGGGTGAAGGACGTGCTCGACCAGCAGCGCACCGCCAGGGTGGCCGAGAGCCTGCGCTACGTCGCCGCGTGGAATTCGGCCTTCCTGCCGTCCAAGGATCTGGCCGAGGCCGTCACGGCGATGTTCCAGAAGCGCCCGCCCCAGTTCACCGGGGAATAG
- a CDS encoding NAD-dependent epimerase/dehydratase family protein has product MRVLVAGATSVPGIPLLRELNSRGHEVIGVTRSSAKTAQISAAGAKPVVADVLDAGQIDSVLAEFAPEAVVSLLTTLPKLGPKRMKDFEPAKELWSRGAGNLVAAAQRAGVRRVVAESVIFAYGYGSTGPQLIDETDPYPGPPPRGGEQMLAALRGMERDVLTSGERSATEGIVLRYGVFYGPGVTHDDLFRRLAKWWAVPAMTGTGVLSWVHIDDVARATADALDKGRGGQVYNIVDDRPQSFGDYVRELNAKLGRPRPWPISHRLVGLVAPYPATAFGTAWLPLSNAKAKAELGWTPIPR; this is encoded by the coding sequence ATGCGTGTCCTGGTGGCCGGTGCGACCAGTGTCCCCGGAATCCCGTTGTTGCGTGAGCTCAACAGCCGCGGTCACGAGGTCATCGGGGTGACCCGCTCATCGGCAAAGACGGCCCAGATCTCGGCGGCCGGGGCCAAGCCGGTGGTGGCCGACGTGCTCGATGCGGGCCAGATCGATTCCGTGCTGGCCGAATTCGCACCCGAGGCGGTGGTGAGCCTGCTGACGACGCTGCCCAAGCTGGGGCCGAAGCGGATGAAGGATTTCGAGCCGGCCAAGGAACTGTGGAGCCGCGGTGCCGGCAATCTGGTGGCCGCCGCGCAACGGGCCGGGGTCCGTCGCGTCGTCGCGGAATCGGTGATCTTCGCTTATGGGTACGGATCGACCGGGCCTCAACTGATAGACGAGACCGATCCGTACCCCGGTCCTCCACCTCGCGGCGGCGAGCAGATGCTGGCCGCGTTGCGGGGCATGGAACGCGACGTGCTGACGTCGGGGGAGCGCAGCGCCACCGAGGGAATCGTGTTGCGCTACGGCGTTTTCTACGGTCCCGGAGTCACCCACGATGATCTTTTCCGCCGGCTGGCCAAGTGGTGGGCCGTGCCTGCGATGACCGGCACCGGGGTGCTGTCGTGGGTGCATATCGATGACGTCGCCCGGGCCACGGCCGACGCACTCGACAAGGGACGGGGCGGACAGGTCTACAACATCGTCGACGACCGGCCGCAGTCTTTCGGCGACTACGTCCGGGAACTGAACGCGAAGCTGGGCCGGCCGCGGCCGTGGCCGATCTCGCATCGGCTCGTCGGTCTCGTGGCCCCGTACCCGGCCACCGCATTCGGCACGGCCTGGCTGCCCCTGTCGAACGCGAAGGCCAAAGCAGAACTCGGCTGGACGCCTATTCCCCGGTGA
- a CDS encoding PLP-dependent aminotransferase family protein produces MATSGTSSAPELLVELDRDSKRPLHRQLADGLRDTIRSGRLTPGSRMPSTRVLSADLGVSRRLVVEAYGQLTAEGFLHSSQGGCTRVAAVDAVPSSRVRSDRARPRFDIDFAPGSPDLTSFPRQAWLRAMRQGLAEIESSAFGYAAPHGLPAARAAVAEYLRRTRGVVADPRLIVLCSGATQAVALLARCLDGPVATEDPGFWLHRMVLRHNGIDPLPVPVDGNGIDVGALTASRATTVLTTPAHQSPTGVVLSAARRTELLEWAQPGRLIVEDDYDAEYRYDRAPVGALQGVAPDRVVYLGSTSKTLAPGLRIGWMVVPAHLIDRVRTAKSLADTGSSVMDQIAFSQFLTSGGYDRHLRQMRRRYPARRAALLAALSQHLPQAEVLGAAAGVHLTVRFPAGFPIEELTRQGTESRIRLEALAPCYADPAAAPPGLILGYANLTESQIATGVEILGQAARQLGAAWP; encoded by the coding sequence ATGGCAACTTCGGGTACCAGTTCGGCCCCGGAACTGCTGGTCGAATTGGACCGGGACAGCAAGCGGCCGTTGCATCGCCAACTCGCCGACGGACTGCGCGACACCATCCGGTCCGGACGGTTGACCCCGGGCTCGCGCATGCCGTCCACCCGCGTGCTGTCCGCCGACCTCGGGGTGTCGCGCCGGCTGGTGGTCGAGGCCTACGGCCAATTGACCGCCGAGGGCTTCCTGCACAGCAGCCAAGGCGGCTGCACCCGCGTCGCAGCCGTCGACGCCGTTCCCTCAAGCCGCGTCCGTTCCGACCGTGCCCGGCCCCGCTTCGACATCGACTTCGCCCCTGGCTCACCGGATCTCACCAGTTTCCCGCGTCAGGCTTGGCTGCGGGCCATGCGCCAGGGCCTGGCCGAGATCGAGTCCAGCGCGTTCGGTTACGCGGCCCCGCACGGTCTGCCGGCCGCGCGCGCCGCGGTGGCCGAGTACCTGCGTCGCACCCGCGGCGTGGTGGCCGACCCACGTCTCATCGTGTTGTGCTCGGGCGCAACGCAAGCCGTCGCGCTGCTGGCCCGATGCCTCGACGGCCCGGTGGCGACGGAGGATCCGGGATTCTGGCTGCACCGGATGGTTCTGCGGCACAACGGTATCGATCCGCTGCCGGTCCCCGTGGACGGCAACGGCATCGACGTCGGCGCGTTGACCGCGAGTCGTGCGACCACCGTGCTGACCACCCCGGCCCATCAGTCGCCGACCGGCGTGGTGCTCTCGGCGGCCCGGCGCACCGAACTCCTGGAATGGGCCCAGCCCGGACGGTTGATCGTCGAGGACGACTACGACGCCGAGTACCGCTACGACCGGGCCCCCGTGGGTGCACTGCAGGGGGTGGCACCCGACCGGGTGGTGTACCTCGGCTCGACCAGCAAGACCCTGGCGCCCGGACTGCGGATCGGATGGATGGTCGTGCCCGCCCACCTGATCGACCGAGTGAGAACCGCCAAAAGCCTTGCCGACACCGGTAGTTCGGTGATGGACCAGATCGCTTTCAGCCAGTTCCTGACCTCGGGCGGCTACGACCGGCACCTGCGGCAGATGCGCCGCCGCTACCCGGCCCGGCGCGCGGCCCTGCTGGCCGCACTGTCGCAGCACCTTCCGCAGGCAGAGGTTCTGGGCGCGGCCGCCGGCGTGCACCTGACCGTCCGGTTCCCGGCCGGCTTCCCCATCGAGGAACTCACCCGCCAAGGCACCGAGTCACGCATCCGACTGGAGGCCCTGGCACCGTGTTACGCCGATCCGGCGGCCGCGCCACCCGGGCTGATCCTGGGCTACGCCAACCTCACCGAATCCCAGATCGCCACGGGCGTGGAGATACTCGGCCAGGCCGCGCGCCAATTGGGTGCGGCCTGGCCGTAG
- a CDS encoding cutinase family protein, translated as MNRIGRWLGAVGSAVFVAGGCIAAAGQASADSCADVQVVFARGTFEPPGVGGVGEAFTDALRAKAGGKSVDVYAVNYPASLDFATAADGVADASNKVQATVAACPDSKIVLGGFSQGAAVAAYLTEDAVPQGFALPPSITGPLPAGVADHVAAVALFGKPSSGFLQMIYTGAPPITVGTRYAAKTDDLCIPEDPVCSPTGSDNNAHNLYAANGLTDQAADYVVARLNGQRPDRSVDQASGR; from the coding sequence ATGAACCGGATTGGTCGTTGGTTGGGTGCGGTCGGGTCGGCGGTGTTCGTGGCGGGTGGCTGCATAGCCGCTGCCGGTCAGGCATCTGCGGACTCCTGTGCGGACGTGCAGGTGGTCTTCGCGCGGGGCACGTTCGAGCCGCCGGGCGTGGGTGGCGTCGGGGAGGCGTTCACGGATGCGCTGAGGGCCAAGGCGGGTGGAAAGTCCGTCGACGTCTACGCGGTGAACTACCCGGCGTCCCTTGATTTCGCGACTGCCGCCGACGGCGTCGCCGACGCGAGCAACAAGGTCCAGGCCACGGTCGCGGCCTGCCCTGACAGCAAGATCGTGCTGGGTGGCTTCTCGCAGGGTGCGGCGGTGGCCGCCTACCTCACCGAGGATGCCGTGCCGCAGGGCTTCGCGCTTCCGCCGAGCATCACCGGCCCGCTGCCCGCGGGGGTGGCAGACCATGTCGCCGCGGTGGCGTTGTTCGGCAAGCCGTCGAGCGGCTTCCTGCAGATGATCTACACCGGAGCACCGCCGATCACGGTCGGCACCCGGTACGCTGCCAAGACCGATGATCTGTGCATCCCGGAGGATCCGGTGTGCTCGCCGACGGGTAGCGACAACAACGCGCACAACCTGTACGCCGCCAACGGGCTGACGGATCAGGCAGCCGACTACGTGGTGGCGCGGCTGAACGGTCAGCGGCCGGACCGCAGCGTCGACCAGGCCTCCGGGCGGTAG
- a CDS encoding acyl-ACP desaturase: MDAQNGVLHELEPVVASNLDRHLSMAREWFPHDYVPWSRGRDFAFLDGEDWQPEDSPLSHVAKVAMTVNLLTEDNLPSYHREIATRFSRDGAWGTWVGQWTAEEGRHSIALRDYLVVTRGVDPVALERLRMAHTVAGYDSGDKTPLAAMAYVSFQELATRVSHRNTGRASGCPIADQLLARIAADENLHMVFYRNLMAAALDIAPDASMMAIRDEVVNFAMPGLGMADFAQNAITIAKAGIYDLRVHHDDVVQPVLRFWRIFDRTDFGPEGEKAREELAQFLAAVDERARFYEEKRERQRVGAAS; the protein is encoded by the coding sequence ATGGACGCCCAAAACGGAGTGCTGCACGAACTCGAACCAGTTGTCGCGAGCAATCTCGACCGTCATCTGTCGATGGCGCGGGAGTGGTTTCCGCACGACTACGTCCCGTGGAGCAGGGGGCGCGACTTCGCCTTCCTGGACGGGGAGGACTGGCAGCCCGAGGACTCGCCGTTGAGCCATGTCGCCAAGGTGGCCATGACGGTCAACCTGCTGACCGAGGACAATCTGCCGTCCTATCACCGCGAGATCGCCACGCGGTTCTCCCGCGATGGCGCGTGGGGCACCTGGGTGGGGCAGTGGACGGCGGAAGAGGGCCGCCACAGCATTGCGTTGCGCGACTATCTCGTCGTCACGCGCGGAGTGGATCCCGTTGCGCTGGAACGTCTTCGCATGGCCCATACTGTGGCCGGGTACGACTCCGGTGACAAGACGCCGCTTGCGGCGATGGCCTATGTGTCGTTCCAGGAGCTGGCTACCCGGGTATCTCATCGCAACACCGGGCGGGCATCCGGTTGCCCCATCGCCGACCAGCTGCTCGCGCGGATCGCCGCCGACGAGAACCTGCACATGGTGTTCTACCGCAATCTGATGGCAGCGGCATTGGACATCGCGCCCGACGCCTCGATGATGGCCATCCGCGACGAGGTGGTGAACTTCGCGATGCCGGGTCTCGGAATGGCCGACTTCGCTCAGAACGCGATCACCATCGCCAAAGCGGGTATCTACGACCTACGCGTCCATCACGACGACGTGGTGCAGCCGGTGCTGCGCTTCTGGCGGATCTTCGATCGAACCGATTTCGGGCCCGAGGGCGAAAAGGCTCGCGAGGAGCTAGCCCAGTTCCTGGCTGCAGTCGATGAGCGGGCCCGGTTCTACGAGGAGAAACGCGAGCGCCAGCGCGTCGGGGCCGCCTCGTAG
- a CDS encoding linear amide C-N hydrolase, producing MCTRVMWPEAGDAVLVGRNMDFHKDLMTNLWTQPRGIERDDAVSGKLTWTSKYGSVVAAAFDIISVDGMNEAGLAGHILWLAESTYGEPDDSRTQLGQAIWLQYFLDNFATVAEATAWIAETDVQVVQMDDPTGGVRPGLHLALDDATGDSAIIEYVDGHARVYHSKDYTVMTNSPTYDEQLELVKSFTGLGGDQPIPGSTLASDRFARASYYAGRLPKPSSQVEAIAGMFSVIRNAAQPFRIPDPGKPDASQTIWQVVLDLTNKRYVYESTTRPNIVWVDLTDLDFSEGSPQLKLDLIGKLAVQGGIAGNVADKFEDKGPMTFLSMKIMAALEAAEKGQATGT from the coding sequence ATGTGCACGCGAGTTATGTGGCCCGAAGCGGGCGATGCGGTTCTGGTCGGCAGAAACATGGACTTCCACAAGGACCTGATGACCAACCTGTGGACACAGCCCCGCGGCATCGAACGCGACGACGCGGTTTCGGGCAAGCTCACCTGGACCTCGAAGTACGGCAGCGTGGTCGCCGCCGCCTTCGACATCATCTCCGTGGACGGCATGAACGAGGCCGGCCTGGCGGGGCACATCCTGTGGCTGGCCGAATCCACCTACGGCGAGCCCGACGACTCCCGCACCCAGCTCGGCCAGGCCATCTGGCTGCAGTACTTCCTGGACAACTTCGCCACCGTCGCCGAGGCGACCGCGTGGATCGCGGAGACCGACGTGCAGGTGGTGCAGATGGACGACCCCACCGGCGGTGTCCGCCCCGGACTGCACCTGGCCCTCGACGACGCGACCGGGGACTCGGCGATCATCGAATACGTCGACGGCCACGCCCGGGTGTATCACTCGAAGGACTACACCGTGATGACCAATTCACCCACCTACGACGAGCAGCTGGAGCTGGTGAAGTCGTTCACCGGGCTCGGCGGCGACCAGCCGATCCCGGGCTCGACCCTCGCCAGCGACCGCTTCGCCCGGGCGAGCTACTACGCCGGCCGGCTGCCCAAGCCGTCCAGCCAGGTGGAGGCCATCGCGGGCATGTTCTCGGTGATCCGCAACGCCGCCCAGCCCTTCCGGATCCCCGACCCGGGCAAGCCCGATGCCTCGCAGACCATCTGGCAGGTGGTCCTCGACCTCACCAACAAGCGGTACGTCTACGAGTCCACCACCCGCCCCAACATCGTGTGGGTCGACCTGACGGATCTCGATTTCTCCGAGGGCAGCCCGCAGCTCAAGCTCGACCTGATCGGCAAGCTCGCGGTGCAGGGCGGAATCGCCGGCAACGTGGCCGACAAGTTCGAGGACAAGGGCCCCATGACCTTCCTGTCCATGAAGATCATGGCGGCCCTGGAGGCAGCCGAGAAGGGTCAGGCCACCGGCACGTAG
- a CDS encoding MerR family transcriptional regulator — protein sequence MTDTPSLISIGRFSSLSRISVRMLRHYDKHGVLVPARVDAASGYRRYAAAQLADAAAIRRLRDIGFGVSAIGALLAVRGTPAFDAALAAQRIELVAAAEEANARLQLIDHLLAEKELTMTDTVTEETVPALTAVYLRDTMPNYAAEGQLWERFMPALQEQGITPGQFGGCIEHDDEFRESDVDESVFLEVPADCTARAPLGVLVAPARRAVVATVTGPYAEAIPRAHELIGAYVTERGLTLTRTVDDVTTHHFNVYLDDPREVPEDRLRTKVYVPVA from the coding sequence GTGACCGACACCCCGTCCCTGATATCGATCGGCAGGTTCTCCTCGCTGAGCCGTATCTCCGTTCGCATGCTGCGCCACTACGACAAGCACGGTGTCCTGGTGCCCGCGCGGGTGGACGCGGCCAGCGGCTACCGCAGGTACGCCGCGGCGCAGCTGGCCGACGCCGCCGCGATCCGGCGGCTTCGCGACATCGGATTCGGCGTGTCCGCCATCGGAGCCCTGCTCGCTGTCCGAGGTACCCCGGCGTTCGATGCAGCCCTCGCGGCCCAACGCATCGAGCTCGTCGCGGCGGCGGAAGAGGCGAACGCGCGGCTCCAGCTCATCGACCACCTACTTGCCGAGAAGGAGCTCACCATGACTGACACTGTCACCGAAGAGACCGTCCCCGCCCTGACCGCCGTCTACCTGCGCGACACCATGCCGAATTACGCCGCCGAGGGGCAGCTGTGGGAGCGGTTCATGCCCGCCCTGCAGGAGCAGGGCATCACGCCCGGGCAGTTCGGCGGCTGCATCGAACACGATGACGAGTTCCGCGAATCCGATGTCGACGAGTCGGTGTTCCTCGAGGTTCCCGCCGACTGCACCGCCCGGGCTCCGCTCGGAGTGCTCGTCGCGCCTGCTCGACGGGCCGTGGTGGCCACCGTCACCGGCCCTTACGCCGAGGCGATCCCGCGGGCGCACGAACTCATCGGCGCCTACGTGACCGAGCGCGGGCTGACCCTGACGCGCACCGTCGACGATGTCACGACGCACCACTTCAACGTGTACCTCGACGACCCGCGCGAGGTGCCCGAGGACCGGCTGCGGACGAAGGTCTACGTGCCGGTGGCCTGA
- a CDS encoding AraC family transcriptional regulator yields the protein MEASSGMFVLTPAVRSLLTDLDVSVDAVLRRAQLPTDFFSRGTGQLSSAQYFAFWSALERESDRDALPVAVAGALSAESFDPPIFAALCSPNLMTAAQRIAQFKPLIGPIAITVGRTGDGTAVSYTWQTETKPPAVLTAVELLFWVALTRLGTRRPVEPLRVQATQPPPPSATIRGYLGVDIEAGPTDAVVFSNEDADLPFVTENAQMWSYFSPQLHARLSELPRSSSMAQRVRTVLLEALPAGQADIDSVSRRLAVSPRTLQRQLQAEGASFQAALSRTRESLARHYLTTGDTSVAQIALLLGYKDTSSFYRAYRGWTGTTPDATRLGMKAAAASEG from the coding sequence ATGGAAGCCAGTTCGGGCATGTTCGTGTTGACCCCGGCGGTGCGGTCACTGCTGACCGACCTAGATGTCTCGGTCGATGCGGTCCTGCGGCGCGCCCAACTCCCGACCGATTTCTTCTCCCGCGGAACCGGACAACTCAGCAGCGCACAGTACTTCGCCTTCTGGAGTGCCCTCGAACGGGAGAGCGACCGGGATGCGCTACCTGTGGCCGTGGCGGGGGCGTTGAGCGCCGAGAGCTTCGACCCGCCGATCTTCGCCGCCCTGTGTAGCCCGAACCTGATGACCGCCGCCCAGCGCATCGCGCAGTTCAAACCCCTGATCGGCCCGATCGCCATCACTGTCGGCCGAACTGGTGACGGCACGGCGGTGAGCTACACGTGGCAGACGGAGACGAAGCCCCCAGCCGTGCTTACCGCCGTCGAGTTGCTGTTCTGGGTAGCTCTGACCCGGCTGGGCACCCGCCGACCCGTGGAACCGCTGCGGGTTCAGGCCACTCAACCCCCACCGCCGAGCGCGACGATTCGCGGCTACCTCGGTGTGGACATCGAGGCCGGCCCAACCGATGCGGTCGTGTTCAGCAACGAGGACGCCGACCTTCCATTCGTCACCGAGAACGCTCAGATGTGGTCCTACTTCTCGCCGCAACTGCACGCCCGGCTATCCGAGCTACCCCGGTCCTCGTCGATGGCCCAACGCGTGCGCACCGTGCTCCTCGAAGCCCTGCCGGCCGGGCAGGCAGACATCGACAGCGTGTCCCGCAGGCTGGCGGTGAGTCCACGCACGCTGCAGCGCCAACTTCAAGCAGAGGGCGCCAGCTTCCAAGCCGCACTGAGCCGCACCCGGGAAAGCCTCGCCCGTCATTACCTGACCACCGGAGACACCAGCGTCGCCCAGATCGCCCTGCTGCTCGGCTACAAGGACACCAGCTCCTTCTACCGCGCCTACCGCGGATGGACCGGTACCACACCCGACGCAACCCGCCTCGGCATGAAGGCGGCCGCCGCATCGGAGGGTTGA
- a CDS encoding SDR family oxidoreductase — protein sequence MSKKILITGASSGFGRGAAIELARRGHEVVATAEAWPLVRSLRADAAAAGVELEVIKLNLLDETDIEHAGTFDPDVLVLNAGVMESGSVVDIPLQRVRESFEVNVFGHIALAQKIVPKMVARRSGKVVWTSSMGGILVIPFVGVYCATKHAVEGIAGSMRAELAPHGVKVATVNPGVFGTGFNDTGAESHVQWYDPEKAVVPMPDFSDSLADQYDPQEMIDAMVEIIPAEDHLYRTMRPLATIDTAKHWQESEWTQNA from the coding sequence ATGTCGAAGAAAATTCTGATCACCGGGGCAAGTTCGGGATTCGGTCGCGGAGCGGCGATCGAACTCGCCCGCCGCGGCCACGAAGTCGTCGCGACCGCCGAGGCGTGGCCACTGGTCCGCAGCCTTCGGGCCGATGCTGCCGCCGCCGGGGTTGAGCTTGAGGTGATCAAGCTCAACCTGCTCGATGAGACCGACATCGAGCACGCAGGCACCTTCGATCCCGACGTGCTCGTCCTCAACGCCGGGGTGATGGAAAGTGGATCGGTCGTCGACATTCCGCTGCAGCGGGTACGGGAGTCGTTCGAGGTCAACGTCTTCGGGCACATCGCGCTGGCGCAGAAGATCGTGCCAAAGATGGTCGCGCGCAGGTCCGGCAAGGTGGTGTGGACCTCATCGATGGGCGGGATCCTGGTGATCCCCTTCGTCGGGGTGTACTGCGCCACCAAGCACGCCGTCGAGGGGATCGCCGGTTCCATGCGTGCGGAGTTGGCGCCCCACGGCGTCAAGGTGGCCACGGTCAACCCCGGGGTGTTCGGCACCGGGTTCAACGACACCGGCGCCGAAAGCCACGTGCAGTGGTACGACCCTGAGAAGGCCGTGGTTCCGATGCCGGACTTCAGTGACAGTCTCGCCGACCAGTACGACCCGCAGGAAATGATCGACGCGATGGTCGAGATCATCCCCGCCGAGGACCACCTGTACCGCACCATGCGTCCACTGGCCACGATCGACACCGCGAAGCACTGGCAGGAGTCGGAGTGGACCCAGAATGCCTGA
- a CDS encoding GlcG/HbpS family heme-binding protein — protein sequence MPELTLEYAHRLIARGGSAAQSEGMQAVFAVLDKGANLVAFSRMDGAWLASNELAIAKARTAVMFQAPTDTLNAPLQLGVPHLHFDHIHHGGLLLVGGGVPLFDGTGELIGGLGVSGGTPEQDAALALTTADGATP from the coding sequence ATGCCTGAGCTCACACTCGAATATGCGCATCGACTGATCGCCCGGGGCGGCAGCGCCGCGCAGTCCGAAGGCATGCAGGCGGTGTTCGCCGTCCTCGACAAGGGAGCGAACCTGGTGGCCTTCTCCCGGATGGACGGCGCGTGGCTGGCGTCCAACGAGCTGGCCATCGCCAAGGCACGTACCGCGGTGATGTTCCAGGCACCCACCGACACCCTCAACGCCCCACTGCAACTCGGAGTGCCGCATCTGCACTTCGACCATATCCACCACGGAGGGCTGCTGCTGGTCGGCGGCGGTGTACCTCTGTTTGACGGGACCGGCGAACTGATCGGCGGGCTGGGTGTCTCCGGCGGCACACCGGAGCAAGACGCCGCCCTGGCCCTCACGACCGCGGACGGCGCAACCCCATGA
- a CDS encoding metallophosphoesterase family protein, producing the protein MDFFTADLHLAHPKLAGLRGFDTVAAHDAAVMAELYQLVPEQDTLWVLGDICAGGVASMESALEHLSTLRVPMHLVTGNHDPVHPMYRGGQKHFADYAAVFASIQQVARTKVGGEGVMLSHFPYAGTPDRFSRRNFDQYQLPDMGQWLIHGHTHSAVRRSGKRSICVSLEAWALRPVSAEEIAAEMQLL; encoded by the coding sequence GTGGACTTCTTCACGGCTGACTTGCATCTCGCGCACCCGAAGCTGGCGGGCCTGCGCGGGTTCGACACCGTCGCCGCGCACGACGCCGCGGTGATGGCGGAGCTGTACCAGCTCGTCCCGGAACAGGACACGCTGTGGGTGCTCGGCGACATCTGTGCGGGCGGGGTGGCATCCATGGAGTCGGCGCTGGAGCATCTCAGCACCCTGCGGGTGCCGATGCACCTGGTGACGGGGAACCACGACCCGGTGCACCCGATGTACCGCGGCGGGCAGAAGCACTTCGCGGACTACGCGGCGGTTTTCGCGAGTATCCAACAGGTGGCGCGGACGAAGGTCGGCGGCGAGGGGGTGATGCTCAGCCACTTCCCGTACGCCGGTACGCCAGACCGCTTCTCGCGCAGGAACTTCGACCAGTACCAGTTGCCGGATATGGGCCAGTGGCTGATCCACGGCCACACCCACAGCGCTGTGAGACGGTCGGGGAAGCGGTCGATCTGTGTGTCGCTGGAGGCGTGGGCGCTGCGGCCGGTGTCGGCCGAGGAGATCGCTGCGGAGATGCAGCTGCTTTAG
- a CDS encoding DUF4436 family protein: MAALLFALIPFRNAVPDNPPIGSVIDFASFFIAETVISIALIASVVIGYRFEMANETARPDTTT; this comes from the coding sequence ATGGCGGCTCTGCTCTTCGCGCTGATCCCGTTCCGCAACGCGGTCCCCGACAACCCGCCGATCGGTTCCGTGATCGACTTCGCCTCGTTCTTCATCGCCGAGACCGTCATCTCGATCGCGCTGATCGCGTCGGTGGTGATCGGCTACCGCTTCGAGATGGCTAACGAGACGGCGCGGCCTGACACGACAACGTAG
- a CDS encoding helix-turn-helix transcriptional regulator: MEIEFDRGPSGPHIPRVGDIWVIPAEHRYAALAHGNTVQFCELSIPTATLADRDLSPRTRHRDPLVHQLIERMSTISDRNDVSARLLTESLAETVRLHLVDQFGDGAARAPRSRGFGRLTRAKLMEYLEHSLDSDISLAALAGLTEMTIAEFSAAFTATFGTTPYQFVLDRRIHRAKKLLATTAMSITDIGMNVGFSTPSHFATTFKNRVGMSPSAYRRHE, translated from the coding sequence ATGGAGATCGAGTTCGACCGCGGTCCCAGCGGCCCTCATATTCCCCGGGTCGGGGATATATGGGTCATACCCGCAGAGCACAGGTACGCCGCACTTGCTCACGGAAACACCGTGCAGTTCTGCGAACTGAGTATCCCCACAGCCACACTCGCCGACCGCGACCTCTCGCCGCGGACCAGACATCGTGATCCGCTCGTGCACCAGTTGATCGAACGCATGAGCACCATCTCCGATCGCAACGATGTCAGTGCGCGACTGCTCACCGAGTCGCTGGCCGAAACGGTGCGTCTGCACCTCGTCGATCAGTTCGGCGATGGCGCTGCCCGCGCCCCGCGTAGCCGCGGCTTCGGCAGGCTCACCCGTGCCAAGTTGATGGAATACCTGGAGCACAGCCTCGATTCGGACATCTCCCTTGCGGCCCTCGCCGGGCTCACCGAGATGACTATTGCCGAGTTTTCGGCCGCCTTCACCGCTACTTTTGGTACCACGCCGTATCAGTTCGTCCTAGACCGCCGAATACACCGTGCGAAGAAACTACTGGCCACAACGGCGATGTCGATTACGGATATCGGCATGAACGTAGGATTCTCCACACCCAGCCACTTCGCCACCACCTTCAAGAACCGCGTCGGTATGTCACCGAGCGCCTACCGCCGCCACGAATGA